The following proteins are co-located in the Castanea sativa cultivar Marrone di Chiusa Pesio chromosome 8, ASM4071231v1 genome:
- the LOC142606551 gene encoding protein PHYTOCHROME-DEPENDENT LATE-FLOWERING-like, with translation MGVSFKVSKTGRRYRPKQIQTENNDNDNDNDSASDTESHKHSVKEGISNISGIGAKVVEHSNVLSNSAPDTVSDDLEVSFSLNLFPNGFSIGKATELFNDEPKQWHPYDRTSETLFSAIEYGRLPGDLFDDIPCKYVNGALLCEIRDYRNLLTQKGGTAASMESSPIVHKVLLRMCMEQVVKDISLISEDSWTYEDLLKIESRILKSLQPDLHLNPKPLQDRYYGEALTKKLNLGIAWSWKRRKVSDTIATDTTFSNPYLAAQISGSSAVQNSSSQSGIANQDREVTCLQHKILNSNLNPQERNVVVETTSQSNPSTANNRLTDGCNKSGLTALTTLNIVSIPKQHFSNRRSDLTKSLLMAPGENARCETRALQEHILKKPKQEPVEFCQKQLPGNQPESILTPELQWMNNLLHQKNVAEKLRGENFQDESNSLLTNSGIHRLLAGMPTFSVKQEPAETSFCGSDVRKITDNFVMDRRISQYILQQSEQQQPSPRLRANAQALPNYSLCNQVAQVNKSLRNESATHKRKALQNPQATTVLRSANISSQHNDYLAKKASDPAKQKTKIFQSTGLNIKVVDSSASMRNSNAANGSNLPVGNVPLLKPSQTEVNPVLERFLKIEGVTRRYELNNMKRKLNQFLQRNSVLCTTSPIALQFLCSEGNRKSKDAAIDEVPMSMDRRPNVCKTRTMKFVRQCHVYQGNEIHMVESKDQITLVISEKLREGILEASLRYGNEEEINSFVIPLAFSSTPSADLFASQFTSLMGDEGYHIALNHVEPISFDTDVDSSSPQSIVIANATPATGTVGLPSPTLISGISSSMLNPMPSSFSASNAMPLLSPDIFSRYHLLSPGNIFSNHPAVDMAMLRTAEGQGRTLFSGVPSQRITSGMTMDTLNLPGMASNLNNQRQMHLQLPEQLHMLQQLEEMKSLLQPPAVASLAGNAGVPFTMQEYDLQPQMSPQQLSPSLELIWKFVTELGPLDTLI, from the exons GGCATTAGCAATATTTCTGGAATAGGAGCCAAGGTTGTTGAGCATTCAAATGTGTTGAGCAACTCTGCACCAGACACAGTTTCAGATG ATCTTGAAGTGTCCTTTTCACTGAATTTATTTCCAAATGGATTTTCTATTGGAAAAGCTACTGAG TTGTTCAATGATGAACCAAAGCAATGGCATCCCTATGATAGGACATCAGAGACACTTTTCTCT gcAATTGAATATGGTCGACTACCTGGCGATCTTTTTGATGATATACCCTGCAAATATGTCAACGGGGCACTTCTATGTGAG ATTCGAGATTATCGTAATTTATTGACCCAGAAAGGAGGTACTGCTGCTTCAATGGAGAGCTCTCCAATTGTTCATAAAGTGCTACTACGTATGTGTATGGAACAGGTGGTCAAGGATATCTCCTTGATTTCGGAGGATTCTTGGACCTATGAAGATCTATTG AAAATCGAGTCCCGTATTCTTAAGTCTTTGCAACCTGATCTACACCTGAACCCAAAGCCATTGCAGGACAGATATTACGGTGAAGCCCTGACAAAGAAG CTCAATTTGGGAATTGCTTGGAGCTGGAAAAGGAGAAAGGTGAGTGATACAATAGCGACTGATACAACATTCAGCAATCCATATCTTGCTGCCCAAATTTCAGGTAGTTCTGCTGTCCAGAATTCTAGTTCTCAATCTGGCATAGCAAATCAAGATCGAGAAGTTACATGTTTACAGCATAAGATTTTGAACTCTAATCTTAATCCACAAGAAAGAAATGTTGTGGTAGAGACTACATCACAATCCAATCCTTCGACAGCAAACAATCGATTAACAGATGGTTGTAACAAATCTGGTTTGACGGCTCTGACCACATTGAATATTGTCAGCATACCAAAACAACATTTTAGTAACCGTAGAAGTGATCTGACAAAATCCCTGTTAATGGCTCCTGGTGAGAATGCTAGATGTGAAACAAGAGCACTTCAAGAACACATCCTTAAGAAACCCAAGCAAGAGCCTGTAGAGTTTTGCCAAAAGCAGCTTCCTGGAAATCAACCTGAAAGCATTCTCACACCTGAACTACAGTGGATGAACAACCTGTTACATCAGAAAAATGTGGCTGAAAAACTTAGAGGTGAAAATTTTCAGGACGAATCAAATTCGCTGTTAACAAACAGTGGTATTCATAGGCTGCTTGCTGGAATGCCCACTTTTTCTGTGAAACAAGAGCCTGCAGAAACTAGTTTCTGTGGTTCAGATGTTAGAAAGATAACTGATAACTTTGTGATGGATAGAAGAATTAGTCAATATATTCTTCAGCAATCAGAACAACAACAACCATCACCACGTTTAAGAGCCAATGCCCAGGCCCTGCCTAACTACTCATTGTGTAATCAAGTTGCTCAAGTTAACAAAAGTCTGAGAAATGAAAGTGCCACTCACAAGAGAAAAGCTTTGCAGAATCCACAGGCTACAACTGTTTTGAGAAGTGCAAATATAAGTTCTCAACACAATGATTATCTGGCAAAAAAAGCATCAGATCCTGCAaagcagaaaacaaaaatttttcaGTCTACAGGCTTGAATATAAAAGTAGTTGATTCTTCTGCTAGCATGAGAAACTCGAATGCAGCCAATGGAAGCAACCTTCCAGTTGGAAATGTTCCTTTACTTAAGCCTTCACAAACTGAAGTCAACCCTGTTCTTGAGAGATTCTTAAAGATTGAAGGGGTGACTCGACG GTATGAACTGAACAACATGAAGCGCAAATTAAACCAGTTTCTGCAAAGAAACTCGGTTTTATGTACAACTTCTCCAATTGCTTTGCAGTTCTTATGTTCTGAGGGGAACAGAAAGTCAAAGGATGCTGCTATAGATGAAGTTCCTATGTCTATGGACAGGAGACCTAATGTCTGTAAGACTAGAACCATGAAATTTGTACGTCAATGTCATGTTTATCAAG GAAATGAGATCCATATGGTTGAAAGCAAGGATCAGATCACACTGGTCATATCAGAAAAACTTAGAGAGGGAATATTGGAAGCAAGTCTTCGTTATGGAAATGAAGAAGAGATTAATTCTTTTGTTATCCCTCTCGCTTTTTCTAGCACT CCTTCAGCGGACCTTTTTGCTTCTCAGTTCACCTCATTG ATGGGGGATGAAGGATACCACATAGCTCTCAATCATGTAGAGCCTATTTCTTTTGACACTGATGTTGACTCTAGCAGTCCTCAGTCAATTGTCATAGCTAATGCTACTCCAGCAACTGGAACAGTTGGACTTCCTTCCCCAACTTTGATTTCTGGGATATCATCCTCCATGCTCAATCCAATGCCTTCCAGCTTCTCAGCCAGTAATGCCATGCCATTACTATCACCAGACATTTTCTCTAGATATCACTTGCTTTCCCCTGGAAACATATTTTCTAATCATCCAGCAGTAGATATGGCAATGCTGAGGACAGCAGAAGGACAAGGGAGAACCTTGTTCAGTGGAGTTCCAAGTCAGAGAATTACTAGTGGAATGACAATGGACACATTGAATCTTCCAGGCATGGCAAGTAACTTGAACAACCAGCGGCAGATGCATCTACAATTACCAGAACAACTACATATGCTGCAGCAGCTAGAGGAAATGAAATCACTTCTCCAACCTCCTGCAGTGGCTAGTCTAGCTGGGAATGCGGGTGTGCCTTTTACCATGCAAGAATATGATCTACAGCCTCAAATGAGCCCACAGCAACTAAGCCCCAGCTTGGAATTAATTTGGAAGTTTGTAACCGAGCTTGGACCATTGGACACATTGATCTGA